A genomic stretch from Arachis stenosperma cultivar V10309 chromosome 3, arast.V10309.gnm1.PFL2, whole genome shotgun sequence includes:
- the LOC130968415 gene encoding 1,4-dihydroxy-2-naphthoyl-CoA synthase, peroxisomal translates to MAEKKNLLVLDTVTRRLTSIVNHLGASSQSDHPSLHPHNQLQLGLCDSSTSRNDSYERVHGDVPSHDVVWRVIASDADSDKEFTDIIYEKAVGEGIAKISINRPERRNAFRPNTVKELIRAFNDARHDCSIGVVILTGKGTKAFCSGGDQALRTADGYSDNEDIGSLNVLDLQVVIRRLPKPVIAMVAGYAVGGGHILHMVCDLTIAADNAIFGQTGPKVGSFDAGYGSSIMSRLVGPKKAREIWFLTRFYTADEAEKMGLVNTVVPLENLEKETIKWCREILRNSPTALRILKSALNAVDDGHAGLQEMAGNATLIFYGTEEAIEGRTAFMQRRRPDFSKFHRRP, encoded by the exons ATGGCAGAGAAGAAGAACCTGCTTGTACTTGACACCGTGACCAGGAGACTCACCTCCATAGTCAACCACCTTGGTGCCTCTTCTCAATCTGATCACCCTTCTCTTCATCCCCACAACCAACTCCAACTTGGCCTCTGTGACTCTTCAACTTCCCGGAATGATAGCTACGAACGTGTTCACGGTGATGTTCCCTCCCACGACGTCGTTTGGAGGGTCATAGCTTCCGATGCTGACTCCGACAAGGAGTTCACTGACATCATCTACGAGAAGGCTGTTGGGGAAGGCATAGCCAAG ATTAGTATTAATAGGCCTGAGAGAAGGAATGCCTTTCGACCCAATACAGTTAAGGAACTTATTCGTGCTTTCAATGATGCCAGGCATGATTGCTCTATTGGGGTTGTCATTCTTACTGGCAAG GGGACCAAGGCATTTTGTAGTGGTGGTGACCAAGCTTTGAGGACAGCAGATGGTTATTCTGATAATGAAGATATTGGCAGCCTTAATGTGTTGGACTTGCAG GTAGTGATTCGCCGTCTTCCAAAACCAGTAATCGCAATG gTAGCAGGTTATGCTGTTGGAGGAGGACATATATTGCACATGGTCTGCGATCTAACTATTGCAGCCGATAATGCCATCTTTGGCCAAACTGGTCCTAAG GTGGGAAGCTTCGATGCTGGTTATGGAAGTTCCATCATGTCCAGATTG GTAGGTCCAAAAAAAGCACGTGAAATATGGTTTCTCACTAGATTCTATACAGCTGATGAAGCAGAGAAAATGGGCCTTGTTAATACTGTTGTGCCA CTTGAGAATCTAGAAAAAGAAACGATAAAATGGTGTCGGGAGATACTCAGGAACAGCCCAACTGCACTTCGAATTCTCAAGTCAGCGCTTAATGCAGTGGACGATGGGCATGCTGGACTTCAG GAAATGGCTGGAAATGCAACCCTGATATTTTATGGCACTGAAGAAGCTATTGAGGGAAGGACTGCATTTATGCAACGCAGACGCCCTGATTTTTCCAAGTTTCATCGGCGACCTTGA
- the LOC130968747 gene encoding ADP-ribosylation factor 2, which produces MGLTFTKLFSRLFAKKEMRILMVGLDAAGKTTILYKLKLGEIVTTIPTIGFNVETVEYKNISFTVWDVGGQDKIRPLWRHYFQNTQGLIFVVDSNDRDRVVEARDELHRMLNEDELRDAVLLVFANKQDLPNAMNAAEITDKLGLHSLRQRHWYIQSTCATSGEGLYEGLDWLSNNIANKA; this is translated from the exons ATGGGGCTCACATTCACTAAGCTTTTCAGTCGGCTTTTTGCCAAGAAGGAAATGCGAATTCTGATGGTTGGTCTTGATGCAGCTGGTAAGACCACCATCCTCTACAAGCTCAAGCTTGGAGAGATCGTTACCACAATTCCTACCATTG GGTTCAATGTGGAGACTGTGGAGTACAAGAACATTAGCTTCACTGTTTGGGATGTAGGTGGCCAAGACAAG ATTCGTCCCTTGTGGAGGCACTACTTCCAGAACACACAAGGTCTTATATTTGTTGTTGACAGCAATGACAGAGACAGAGTTGTTGAGGCCAGAGATGAGTTGCACAGGATGTTGAATGAG GATGAACTGAGAGATGCAGTATTGCTTGTATTTGCTAACAAGCAAGATCTTCCGAATGCAATGAATGCTGCCGAAATTACTGACAAGCTGGGTCTCCACTCTCTCAGACAGCGCCACTG GTACATCCAGAGCACCTGTGCAACCTCTGGGGAGGGTCTTTATGAGGGTTTGGACTGGCTTTCCAACAACATAGCCAACAAG gCTTAA